A DNA window from Pyrus communis chromosome 3, drPyrComm1.1, whole genome shotgun sequence contains the following coding sequences:
- the LOC137729683 gene encoding pentatricopeptide repeat-containing protein At5g09450, mitochondrial-like, whose translation MASLSLLRTLRRSRGISSVSLSVGRLLSSGGAGAVNDEFVQDSEESDNLKSRVFSLRQPKRSATNVLQRWVSEGNPISISDLRQISKDLSKCHRYKHALEISEWMVSHNDFELSDSDYAVRIVLMTKVFGIDAAERYFEGLPLTAKTSETYTALLHSYAGAKLTEKAENLYERIKESNLSLSALTYNEMMTMYMSVGQVEKVSLVVEDLKCHKVAPDIFTYNLWISSCAATLKIDQLQQILDEMRHDPGFGEGWERYINLANIYVSIGHLVNAECSTLVVEAEKVITQREWITYDFLIILHAGLGNRERIDQIWKSLIMTGQNMTSRNYICILSSYLMLGQLKEVGEVIDRWRQSTTTDFSVTACSRVFKAFTDIGLTEKAHNFKMLLIQKNCDPTNSLE comes from the exons ATGGCGTCTCTGTCACTCTTGCGCACTCTCAGACGGAGCAGAGGCATCAGCAGTGTTAGTCTTAGTGTTGGTAGATTGTTGTCGTCAGGAGGAGCAGGTGCTGTGAATGATGAGTTTGTCCAAGATTCTGAGGAAAGTGACAACCTGAAGAGCAGAGTCTTCAGTCTCAGGCAGCCCAAGCGAAGCGCCACCAACGTTCTTCAGAGATGGGTCTCTGAAGGCAACCCAATTTCCATTTCGGACCTCCGCCAGATCTCGAAGGACCTCAGCAAGTGTCACCGTTACAAGCACGCCCTCGAG ATATCCGAGTGGATGGTCAGCCATAATGATTTTGAGCTATCAGATTCTGACTATGCAGTCCGCATTGTCTTGATGACAAAAGTTTTTGGCATCGATGCTGCGGAACGATACTTTGAAGGTCTACCACTTACTGCAAAAACAAGTGAAACGTATACTGCTCTTCTCCACTCTTATGCTGGGGCAAAATTGACTGAAAAGGCTGAGAACCTCTATGAGAGGATAAAGGAATCTAACCTGTCCCTTAGTGCCCTTACATACAATGAGATGATGACTATGTACATGTCAGTTGGGCAAGTAGAGAAGGTCTCTTTAGTCGTGGAAGATCTGAAATGCCACAAGGTTGCACCGGATATCTTCACTTACAATCTTTGGATTAGTTCATGTGCTGCAACTCTAAAGATTGATCAACTTCAACAGATTTTAGATGAAATGAGACATGATCCTGGTTTTGGCGAAGGATGGGAGAGATATATTAACCTGGCAAATATATATGTTAGCATTGGGCATCTTGTGAATGCAGAGTGCAGCACTCTAGTAGTTGAAGCTGAGAAAGTAATCACACAAAGAGAATGGATCACGTATGACTTCCTTATTATTCTGCATGCTGGTTTAGGAAATAGGGAAAGGATTGATCAGATATGGAAATCCTTGATAATGACTGGGCAAAACATGACAAGTAGAAACTATATTTGCATTCTTTCTTCATACCTAATGCTTGGCCAGTTAAAAGAAGTAGGAGAAGTTATTGATCGGTGGAGGCAATCAACTACTACAGATTTTTCTGTTACTGCCTGCAGTAGGGTTTTCAAAGCTTTCACAGACATTGGGTTGACTGAAAAGGCCCACAACTTCAAGATGCTTCTGATTCAGAAGAACTGTGATCCTACAAATTCGTTAgagtag